From a region of the Odoribacter splanchnicus DSM 20712 genome:
- a CDS encoding M16 family metallopeptidase yields the protein MGIRAFLWIVCIYFLAIACKEEKEFSLPYEKYVLENGLEVVLHEDKSDPIVSVAIQYHVGSAKEKPGKTGFAHFFEHMLFQRSEHLGRNAFFKKIQELGGTCNGSTAMDGTNYYETVPRDALEKVLWMESDRMGFFINTVTQAGLEREIDVVSNEKRQGENCPFGQSYALMLKYFYPEGHPYSWPVIGSIADLRSATVEDVKEFYRTYYGPNNATLVVAGDFNREKTKELIGKYFGEIPAQEKVEKVKPIPVKLEKTRKLVYEDQFTNVAGLDIAFPGVEQYHPDFYPLRMMALLLSYGKGSPFYKVLVEERKLTSYTNVATSAFELAGQISLSAKAFRGGNLNDIYKGMQEAFRRFETEEIKDSDLERLKIMQETMMYNVMMALESKTQALARNNVFGGSPDRSVEELSKYKAVTKKDIMRVYRQYVKGRHFVALSTVPVGAMDLALSGSEPVNVEQDDYVGQKLASDGKAITDDESFEFTPSVIDRSAEPPLMDNKPEMNIPEIWIGQLQNGMKILGMEYTELPVVQFTIILNSGMLCETADKSGVAMLTAAVMNSGTRMKTAEELEAAFGQLGARATIGASAERMQLTGHCLKKNLPQVVQLIKEMLLEPRWDEEAMELAKTRMRESIHQSVTTPKTIARNVFRRMIYGPDNVLSRSVWRSEESIHSIQLEDLKEFYTKHISPSTATFCFVGGYSKEEVMSLLRPLENDWSAKDVKETGLNMTYTAPPAKIYFVDYPGAKQSYILLGAPAMPRISRDYYPAVIVNKMLGASSNSLLFDVLRLKRGYTYGAYSSFDCGKYLNEFRATSSVQAAYTPEAMLLFRECIADYGNQFTAQTLDKTRDAMFRENAAAFEMPDARLDILEAIAAYELPAGFMKTQEQMLRDMTPEQAQECIRKWLNYDRMFYVVVGDAETQLDRVKKAGLGEVIVVNKEGVPEK from the coding sequence ATGGGAATCAGGGCGTTTTTATGGATCGTATGTATTTATTTTCTGGCAATAGCCTGTAAGGAAGAGAAAGAATTTTCTCTTCCTTATGAGAAATATGTGTTGGAAAATGGGTTGGAGGTGGTATTACATGAGGATAAGTCGGATCCGATCGTATCGGTGGCTATTCAGTATCATGTGGGATCGGCAAAAGAAAAGCCAGGAAAGACGGGCTTTGCACATTTTTTTGAACATATGTTGTTTCAGCGTTCGGAACATCTCGGCAGAAATGCTTTTTTCAAAAAAATTCAGGAACTGGGCGGAACATGCAATGGAAGTACTGCTATGGATGGAACCAATTATTATGAAACGGTTCCCCGGGATGCCCTTGAAAAAGTGTTGTGGATGGAGTCGGACCGGATGGGTTTTTTTATCAATACGGTCACTCAGGCCGGCTTGGAAAGGGAGATCGATGTCGTGTCGAATGAAAAACGACAGGGAGAGAATTGTCCGTTTGGACAGAGCTATGCCTTGATGCTGAAATATTTTTATCCGGAGGGCCATCCCTATAGTTGGCCTGTGATCGGCTCAATTGCTGATTTAAGGAGTGCTACGGTAGAGGATGTAAAAGAGTTCTACCGGACCTACTATGGTCCGAATAATGCTACATTGGTAGTTGCCGGGGATTTTAACCGGGAGAAGACAAAGGAATTGATTGGGAAATATTTTGGCGAAATTCCGGCACAGGAAAAGGTGGAGAAAGTGAAACCTATACCTGTGAAACTGGAAAAAACCAGGAAATTGGTTTATGAAGATCAGTTTACAAATGTGGCAGGTCTGGATATTGCTTTTCCGGGAGTGGAACAGTACCATCCCGATTTCTATCCTCTGCGGATGATGGCCTTGCTCTTATCTTATGGAAAGGGTTCTCCTTTTTATAAAGTGTTGGTGGAAGAAAGAAAACTGACCTCTTATACCAATGTAGCTACGTCTGCTTTTGAATTGGCGGGGCAGATATCTCTTTCGGCCAAAGCTTTTAGAGGAGGAAATTTGAATGATATTTATAAGGGAATGCAGGAAGCTTTCCGGCGTTTTGAAACAGAAGAGATTAAAGATAGCGATCTGGAGCGGCTGAAAATTATGCAGGAGACGATGATGTATAATGTGATGATGGCTTTGGAAAGTAAAACTCAGGCTTTGGCCCGGAATAATGTGTTCGGAGGAAGTCCGGACCGCAGTGTGGAAGAACTGAGCAAGTATAAAGCCGTTACTAAAAAAGATATTATGCGGGTATATCGTCAATATGTCAAGGGACGGCATTTTGTCGCTTTGAGTACTGTACCTGTGGGGGCTATGGATTTGGCTCTGTCAGGTTCTGAACCGGTAAATGTGGAGCAGGATGATTATGTAGGACAAAAATTGGCTTCCGACGGGAAAGCGATCACTGATGATGAATCTTTTGAGTTTACTCCGTCTGTAATCGATCGTTCTGCCGAACCACCTTTGATGGATAATAAACCGGAAATGAATATACCGGAAATCTGGATAGGACAGCTTCAGAATGGGATGAAGATTTTGGGAATGGAATATACAGAACTACCTGTTGTTCAGTTTACGATTATTCTGAATTCTGGTATGCTTTGTGAAACTGCTGACAAATCAGGGGTCGCTATGCTGACTGCTGCTGTGATGAATAGCGGTACCCGGATGAAAACTGCAGAAGAACTGGAAGCTGCTTTCGGACAATTGGGAGCGAGGGCAACAATAGGTGCTTCGGCTGAACGGATGCAACTTACCGGGCATTGTCTGAAAAAGAATTTACCTCAGGTGGTACAATTGATAAAAGAGATGTTACTGGAGCCCCGTTGGGATGAGGAAGCAATGGAACTGGCGAAAACAAGAATGAGGGAAAGTATTCACCAAAGTGTTACCACTCCGAAAACTATTGCCCGGAATGTTTTCCGGAGAATGATTTACGGACCGGATAATGTGCTTTCACGTTCAGTATGGAGATCGGAGGAAAGTATTCATTCCATTCAGCTGGAGGATTTGAAAGAGTTTTATACCAAACATATATCTCCTTCAACTGCAACTTTTTGTTTTGTCGGCGGATATTCCAAAGAAGAAGTGATGTCTTTATTGAGACCTTTGGAGAACGACTGGAGCGCAAAGGACGTGAAAGAAACGGGCCTGAACATGACTTATACAGCTCCGCCGGCAAAAATATATTTTGTGGATTATCCGGGAGCGAAACAGTCTTATATTTTGTTGGGTGCTCCGGCGATGCCGAGAATTTCCCGGGATTATTATCCTGCCGTGATTGTCAATAAAATGCTGGGAGCTTCTTCCAATTCCCTCTTATTTGATGTCCTGCGACTGAAACGGGGATATACTTATGGGGCTTATTCTTCTTTTGATTGTGGAAAATATCTGAACGAATTCAGGGCCACTTCCAGTGTACAGGCTGCTTATACTCCGGAAGCAATGTTATTGTTCAGGGAATGTATTGCAGATTATGGGAATCAATTTACTGCTCAGACACTGGATAAAACACGGGATGCTATGTTCCGGGAAAATGCGGCAGCTTTTGAAATGCCGGATGCACGTCTGGATATTTTGGAAGCAATAGCTGCTTATGAGTTACCTGCCGGATTTATGAAAACCCAGGAACAGATGCTTCGGGATATGACTCCGGAGCAAGCTCAGGAATGTATCCGGAAATGGCTGAATTACGACCGGATGTTTTATGTGGTGGTGGGAGATGCTGAGACACAATTGGATAGGGTAAAAAAAGCCGGTTTGGGAGAAGTGATAGTGGTAAATAAAGAGGGAGTGCCGGAAAAATAA
- a CDS encoding HEAT repeat domain-containing protein — MMCYKLMSLIVALMVATISWGQIWMEPLHTTGKTSFAIVADLTTWQKCQAEILRYRDVLEAEQLPSYIVADRWKHPEQLREILLKLYNEQHLEGAVFIGDIPIPMIRKAQHMTSAFKMDEKKYPMIRSSVPSDRFYDDFDLKFDFLKQDSLNPLMFYYNLSAVSPQDIRCDIYTGRIKPVISEGLDKYQQIRDYLSKAVAAHQEANRLDQFVSYTGEGSYSNSLTAWRAEQQTLREQLPGVFDRKNNARFMRYSMWDYPKDDVITALKREDLDMMIFHEHGLPHRQYLSAVPSTHDYEQHMEILKREVRLKLRQDAEDGKDFRKRMCKWSEDFQVDTSWWTGITDTQMIRQDSLVNVHMGIVLEDVSRIAPNVRFVIFDACYNGDFREDDYIAGRYIFSSGKCVAAFANSVNVLQDKSANDLFGLLGLGTRLGFWARYTNILESHILGDPTFCFRPSVEGINCNEWLGTDQKPDFWLSLLKNSGLADIQNVALLKLYHAGFPGISDTLKTYFGKSPYAVVRYNCMTLLEKINDRNFREVLKQATTDPYEFIRRIAIHRMGQVGSKEFLPYIIESYVNDYFSERVVFNVQMALGLYRWEDVRMAMEDVLTRSSVLDKERVRKNLERVLKGERQYVAIRDMLNPEVSEKEKLMEIRYLKNANYHPGIPVYLSLVKDVDTSPVIRKALLESLAWFTLSDQKADIIEACKEILQGTDKNTDIYQEAERTYNRLTQQIKNK, encoded by the coding sequence ATGATGTGTTATAAATTAATGAGTCTGATTGTGGCTCTCATGGTTGCCACAATATCTTGGGGACAAATATGGATGGAACCCCTGCATACAACAGGAAAGACAAGCTTTGCTATTGTTGCGGATTTGACAACCTGGCAAAAATGTCAGGCTGAAATATTACGGTATCGGGATGTTCTCGAGGCAGAACAACTGCCCTCTTATATTGTAGCAGACCGGTGGAAACATCCGGAACAACTCAGGGAGATATTGCTGAAATTATATAATGAACAACATCTGGAAGGGGCTGTTTTTATCGGAGATATTCCGATACCCATGATTCGTAAGGCGCAACATATGACTTCTGCTTTTAAAATGGATGAGAAGAAATATCCGATGATTCGTTCTTCTGTCCCGTCAGACCGTTTTTATGATGATTTTGATCTGAAATTTGATTTTCTCAAACAGGATAGTCTGAATCCGTTGATGTTTTATTATAATCTGTCCGCTGTTTCTCCTCAGGATATTCGTTGTGACATTTATACCGGACGTATTAAACCTGTCATATCCGAAGGTTTGGATAAATATCAGCAAATCCGTGATTACCTGAGCAAGGCTGTGGCTGCACATCAGGAAGCTAACCGTCTGGATCAGTTTGTCTCTTATACGGGGGAAGGTTCTTATTCAAATTCGCTGACAGCCTGGCGGGCGGAACAACAAACTTTGAGGGAACAATTGCCGGGAGTCTTTGACCGGAAAAATAATGCCCGTTTTATGCGTTATAGTATGTGGGATTATCCCAAAGATGATGTGATTACAGCCTTGAAACGGGAAGACTTGGATATGATGATTTTCCATGAACATGGGTTGCCTCACAGACAGTATCTTTCGGCTGTACCGTCTACCCACGATTATGAACAACATATGGAAATTTTGAAACGGGAAGTTCGTCTGAAGTTGCGTCAGGATGCAGAAGATGGAAAAGATTTCCGGAAACGGATGTGCAAATGGTCGGAGGATTTTCAGGTAGATACGAGTTGGTGGACAGGTATTACAGATACTCAGATGATCCGGCAGGATTCCTTGGTAAATGTACATATGGGCATTGTTCTGGAGGATGTCTCCCGGATTGCCCCTAATGTCCGCTTTGTTATTTTTGATGCCTGTTATAATGGAGATTTCAGGGAAGACGATTATATTGCCGGGCGTTATATTTTTTCTTCCGGGAAATGTGTGGCTGCTTTTGCTAATTCAGTGAATGTACTTCAGGATAAATCGGCCAATGATTTGTTTGGATTGTTGGGGTTGGGAACCCGTTTAGGATTCTGGGCCCGCTATACCAATATTCTGGAGTCTCATATCCTGGGCGATCCTACTTTCTGCTTCAGACCTTCGGTGGAAGGTATAAATTGTAATGAATGGCTGGGAACAGATCAGAAGCCGGATTTCTGGTTGTCTTTATTGAAAAATTCTGGGCTTGCTGACATACAGAATGTGGCCTTGCTGAAATTATATCATGCCGGATTTCCCGGAATCTCAGATACATTGAAAACTTATTTTGGGAAGTCTCCTTATGCGGTTGTGCGGTATAATTGTATGACATTACTGGAAAAGATCAATGACAGGAATTTCCGGGAAGTCCTCAAACAGGCAACAACCGATCCTTACGAATTTATCCGGCGGATTGCGATTCATCGGATGGGACAGGTAGGCTCAAAAGAGTTTTTACCTTATATCATAGAGAGTTATGTTAATGATTATTTTTCTGAAAGGGTGGTGTTTAATGTACAGATGGCTTTGGGGCTTTATCGTTGGGAAGATGTCCGTATGGCAATGGAAGATGTGCTTACCCGTTCTTCTGTATTGGATAAAGAACGGGTACGGAAAAATCTGGAGCGGGTTCTGAAAGGAGAACGGCAATACGTTGCAATCCGGGATATGTTGAATCCTGAAGTTTCTGAGAAAGAAAAACTGATGGAGATCCGTTATTTGAAAAATGCCAATTACCATCCAGGAATTCCGGTCTACCTTTCTCTGGTGAAAGATGTGGATACATCTCCTGTTATACGTAAAGCTTTGCTTGAATCTTTGGCTTGGTTTACCTTGTCTGATCAAAAAGCAGATATTATCGAAGCCTGTAAAGAGATTTTGCAGGGAACCGATAAAAATACAGATATATATCAGGAGGCAGAGAGAACATATAACCGATTAACGCAACAAATAAAGAATAAATAA
- a CDS encoding HEAT repeat domain-containing protein: MKIILFLSLLIWVIPGFGKVKIQKPRSQHVTAFAIIVDEMTLEKTGGAVEAYRDALEADGLSTYIVSGNWKNPDEVKAEIIKLNKRKPVLEGVVFIGDIPVALIRNAQHMTTAFKMNEDEFPFPESSVPSDRFYDDLHLTFDFICQDSVNTSHFYYKLREDSPQQLRPTFYSGRIKYPEARGGDKYEAIAKYLAKAVREKKRANLLDCFVSFTGSGYNSECLLAWMDERLALTENFPLAWKNSRTAKFLNFRMEDYMKYRLFDELQRDEMDVMLFHEHGAPDRQYICDGPAPAGLQGYMNYIKSSIYSFVKREIERKKGTPEEIMAYFTKEYALGPDFFKDFSMEKIAEQNSLERLKTGIVLEDLKELKTNPRFVMFDACYNGSFHEDGYIAGYYIFNDGNTVVTQGNSRNVLQDRWTIEMIGLLSQGVRVGQWNRLIATLEGHIIGDPTFHFTPFAPNTLGMDMVIHKNDREVWEKYLDSPYADVQSLALRMLVENDTDKTMSPRLLTVFQSSSFNSVRMEALKLLSRYANEDFVEAIRLGLYDAYELIRRNAAIYAGKCGDPRLAEAVVDVLLNQPESQRVNYILQGALMLLPEKQGAGVYLAKEENTSQLMQQLNKDVADNVQTLAMLQDARSPQKKQISVIRYVRNYPRHANIDAYLSIIENASQAEEVRVNMAEALGWFNYSYRKNEIRQALENMLKRDQMPGKVKLEVEQTINRLK, encoded by the coding sequence ATGAAAATAATACTTTTTTTAAGTCTTTTGATTTGGGTTATCCCGGGGTTTGGGAAAGTAAAAATTCAGAAACCCAGAAGTCAGCATGTAACAGCTTTTGCGATTATAGTGGATGAAATGACTCTGGAAAAGACCGGAGGGGCTGTAGAAGCTTACCGGGATGCTCTGGAAGCAGATGGATTGTCGACTTATATTGTCAGTGGAAACTGGAAAAATCCGGATGAGGTGAAAGCTGAAATCATAAAACTGAATAAGCGGAAACCAGTATTGGAGGGTGTGGTATTTATCGGTGACATTCCTGTGGCTTTAATCCGGAATGCACAGCATATGACAACTGCTTTTAAAATGAATGAAGACGAATTCCCGTTTCCGGAGTCTTCTGTACCTTCTGACCGGTTTTATGATGATTTGCATTTGACGTTTGATTTTATTTGTCAGGATTCAGTGAATACTTCTCATTTTTATTATAAACTACGGGAGGATAGCCCGCAACAGTTGCGTCCGACCTTCTATTCCGGAAGAATTAAATATCCTGAAGCGAGGGGAGGGGATAAGTATGAAGCTATTGCTAAATACCTGGCGAAGGCTGTCCGGGAAAAAAAGAGAGCCAATCTTTTGGATTGCTTTGTTTCCTTTACGGGAAGTGGTTATAATTCAGAATGTTTACTGGCTTGGATGGATGAGCGTTTGGCTTTGACTGAAAATTTTCCGTTGGCCTGGAAAAATTCCCGTACAGCAAAATTTCTGAATTTCCGGATGGAAGATTACATGAAATACCGTCTGTTCGATGAACTCCAAAGGGATGAGATGGATGTCATGCTGTTTCATGAACACGGGGCTCCTGATCGTCAATATATTTGTGACGGACCTGCTCCGGCTGGATTGCAAGGGTATATGAATTATATTAAATCGTCCATTTATTCTTTTGTGAAACGGGAGATTGAAAGGAAAAAAGGTACTCCGGAAGAGATTATGGCTTATTTTACTAAGGAATATGCTTTGGGACCAGACTTTTTCAAAGATTTTTCTATGGAGAAGATTGCAGAGCAGAATTCTCTGGAGCGGTTAAAGACCGGAATTGTCCTGGAAGATCTGAAGGAGCTGAAAACGAATCCCCGGTTTGTGATGTTTGATGCTTGTTATAACGGTTCATTTCATGAAGACGGATATATAGCCGGATATTATATTTTTAATGATGGAAATACTGTAGTAACACAAGGTAATTCCCGGAATGTATTGCAGGATCGCTGGACAATTGAAATGATCGGTTTGCTTTCACAGGGAGTGCGTGTAGGACAATGGAACAGGCTGATTGCGACTTTGGAAGGACATATTATCGGTGATCCTACTTTTCATTTTACCCCTTTTGCTCCCAATACTTTGGGTATGGATATGGTTATTCATAAAAATGACCGGGAGGTATGGGAGAAATATCTGGATTCACCATATGCAGACGTTCAATCTTTGGCCTTGCGGATGTTGGTAGAGAATGATACGGATAAAACGATGTCTCCCCGCCTGCTGACCGTTTTTCAGAGCTCCTCTTTTAATAGTGTACGGATGGAGGCATTGAAATTATTGAGCCGTTATGCTAATGAAGATTTTGTGGAAGCGATCCGGTTAGGACTTTATGATGCTTATGAGCTGATACGTAGGAATGCTGCAATATATGCTGGTAAGTGCGGAGATCCCCGCCTGGCTGAAGCTGTGGTAGATGTTTTGTTGAATCAGCCGGAATCGCAACGGGTGAATTATATTTTGCAGGGAGCATTGATGTTATTGCCGGAGAAGCAGGGAGCCGGGGTATATTTGGCGAAAGAGGAAAATACCAGTCAGTTGATGCAACAGTTAAATAAAGATGTAGCTGATAATGTACAGACCTTGGCCATGCTGCAAGATGCCCGTTCTCCTCAAAAGAAACAAATTTCAGTTATCCGTTATGTCCGGAATTATCCGCGTCATGCAAATATTGATGCCTATCTGTCTATTATTGAGAATGCAAGTCAGGCAGAAGAGGTTCGGGTGAATATGGCAGAAGCACTGGGATGGTTTAATTATTCCTATCGGAAAAATGAAATACGTCAGGCTTTGGAGAATATGCTGAAACGTGATCAAATGCCTGGAAAAGTGAAACTGGAAGTTGAACAAACTATTAACCGATTGAAATGA
- a CDS encoding HEAT repeat domain-containing protein, protein MKTLLLFFLFAPLLLWAKPEIIKPKVKTPTSFAIVVDKQSYDRVKSSIEAYRDAIERDGLATYILVDEWENPDAIREILKKLYADKKMPLEGVALVGDVPVPMIRDAQFLTSAFKMDQKRPWQQSSIPSDRYYDDFDLQFDFLKQDSLQPLYFYYSLNPHSAMTIESDIYSGRIKPMAREGKDKYTVLDNYLRKVVRLKAQQNPLNDLTMARGHGYNSESRDAWAGEQLALKEQFPSLFKSGNYIRFYDYDFNWPARIPYMTAVQRETADIVLFHHHGADDTQYLNGYPEGSGVNLSIDNIKRYLRSKVLTAYERKKDVEKTKQDYIKSLGVPSEWLDDALEPEVIRKDSLFNAGMDIHLSDIHAIRPNACFVMFDACYNGSFHLDDCIANAYIFGDGNTVVTQGNTVNTIQDKWPDEYLGLLACGVRIGQWGRHVHFLETHIIGDPTYHFANTVDPALDMNRAIVVSKKDNAMWYKLLNYPNADVQCMALRKLYENHAPGLPELLQKTYEASLFGVVRMECMKLLYQMNSPELVDVLKLAVCDSYELVRRFAVQYIGNLGTDELIPALVYALLNENMSARVNYQARDAIMLMDMDKLTAEIKRQAGASGHWVNKEEVVQQLLSLVQRNQNSWQSAAGVISDLTSSAKDKSFDIVRQRNHPAVGAAELLIAFVLDSSRDMQLRITTVETLSWYTHSVKRPEIIAACEQLIRANENLQLVNEAIKTKNRLK, encoded by the coding sequence ATGAAGACATTACTTTTATTTTTTCTTTTTGCCCCCTTATTGTTATGGGCAAAACCTGAGATAATCAAACCGAAAGTAAAAACGCCGACCTCTTTTGCTATTGTTGTGGACAAGCAGAGTTATGACCGGGTAAAATCCTCTATTGAAGCCTATCGGGATGCTATTGAACGGGATGGACTGGCTACTTATATTCTGGTGGATGAATGGGAGAATCCGGATGCGATCCGGGAAATCTTAAAGAAGCTTTATGCTGATAAAAAAATGCCATTGGAAGGGGTTGCATTGGTCGGAGATGTGCCAGTTCCCATGATCCGGGATGCTCAATTCCTGACGTCTGCTTTTAAAATGGATCAGAAACGTCCCTGGCAGCAGTCCAGTATTCCATCTGACCGTTATTATGACGACTTTGATTTGCAATTTGATTTTTTAAAACAGGATTCTTTACAGCCTTTGTATTTTTATTATAGTCTGAATCCTCATTCTGCAATGACCATTGAGTCGGATATTTATTCCGGACGCATAAAACCAATGGCTCGAGAAGGAAAAGATAAATATACCGTATTGGACAATTACCTGAGAAAAGTGGTACGTCTGAAAGCTCAGCAGAATCCATTGAACGACTTGACTATGGCTCGTGGACATGGCTATAATTCCGAGTCCCGGGATGCTTGGGCAGGAGAACAGCTGGCACTAAAAGAACAGTTTCCGTCCTTGTTTAAAAGTGGCAATTACATCCGTTTTTACGATTATGATTTCAATTGGCCGGCCAGAATTCCCTATATGACAGCCGTTCAGCGGGAAACTGCTGATATAGTACTGTTTCATCATCATGGAGCAGATGATACCCAATATCTGAACGGATACCCGGAGGGAAGTGGGGTGAATCTTTCTATAGATAACATAAAGCGTTATTTGAGGAGTAAGGTGTTGACGGCCTATGAGCGGAAAAAGGATGTGGAAAAAACCAAACAGGATTATATAAAATCACTGGGTGTACCTTCAGAATGGCTGGATGATGCTCTGGAGCCGGAAGTGATCAGAAAAGATTCGCTTTTCAATGCGGGTATGGATATTCATCTGAGCGATATTCATGCTATCCGTCCGAATGCCTGTTTTGTAATGTTTGATGCCTGTTATAACGGCTCTTTTCATCTGGATGACTGTATTGCCAATGCCTATATTTTCGGGGATGGAAATACAGTGGTAACTCAGGGGAATACCGTCAATACCATACAGGACAAATGGCCGGATGAATATCTGGGACTATTGGCTTGCGGGGTACGCATCGGGCAATGGGGCCGTCATGTCCATTTTTTGGAAACGCATATTATCGGAGATCCGACTTATCATTTTGCAAATACGGTAGATCCTGCTTTAGATATGAACCGGGCAATAGTTGTAAGCAAAAAGGACAATGCCATGTGGTATAAGCTGTTGAACTATCCGAATGCAGATGTGCAATGTATGGCTTTACGGAAGTTGTATGAAAATCATGCTCCCGGATTGCCTGAGTTACTGCAAAAGACTTATGAAGCTTCCTTGTTCGGAGTAGTTCGTATGGAGTGTATGAAGTTGTTGTATCAGATGAATAGTCCGGAACTGGTGGATGTTTTGAAACTTGCAGTATGTGATAGTTATGAATTGGTCCGGCGTTTTGCCGTTCAGTATATCGGGAATTTGGGAACTGATGAATTGATACCTGCTCTGGTTTATGCCTTATTGAATGAAAACATGTCCGCTCGTGTAAATTACCAGGCAAGGGACGCAATCATGCTGATGGATATGGATAAACTGACCGCAGAAATAAAACGGCAGGCCGGGGCAAGTGGACATTGGGTAAATAAAGAGGAAGTGGTACAGCAACTCCTGAGTCTGGTACAAAGGAACCAGAATTCCTGGCAGAGTGCAGCCGGTGTCATTAGTGATCTTACTTCTTCTGCCAAGGATAAAAGTTTTGATATAGTCCGTCAACGGAATCACCCTGCAGTCGGAGCCGCAGAACTGTTGATTGCTTTTGTTTTGGATAGCTCCCGCGATATGCAGCTTAGGATTACAACAGTGGAGACATTAAGCTGGTATACGCATTCTGTAAAACGACCGGAAATTATTGC